The Aphelocoma coerulescens isolate FSJ_1873_10779 chromosome 2, UR_Acoe_1.0, whole genome shotgun sequence genome contains a region encoding:
- the ELP6 gene encoding elongator complex protein 6 isoform X3 has translation MFAELNELLGASPERPDAGKFTLLRDTRTDGSFLVHHFLSFYLRAGCKVCFVALLQSFSHYNIVAQKLGVSLAAAKERGQLVFLEGLKSCLDLVFGEEEQPGQPSPLQFLSGSTSDLRALFDFVRVSLTPADGDSWKGPVLLVDDLSVLLSLGAAPVAVLDFIHYCRVSVCCQLKGNVVVLVHSNEDSEDEENELVVNSLCHHSDLILWAEGLATGFCKDVHGQIKIIKRLSLRQAAEQDLVQIYQYKIQDRNVTFFARGLSAAVL, from the exons GGTAAATTTACGCTGCTGCGAGACACCCGGACAGATGGCAGCTTCCTGGTGCACCACTTCCTCTCCTTCTACCTCAGAG CTGGCTGCAAGGTTTGCTTTGTGGCCCTGCTCCAGTCCTTCAGCCACTACAACATCGTGGCGCAGAAACTG GGAGTCAGTTTGGCAGCTGCCAAGGAGCGGGGACAGCTTGTCTTCCTGGAGGGCCTCAAGTCCTGCCTTGACCTCGTGTttggggaggaggagcagccaggACAGCCCAGTCCTCTGCAGTTTCTGAG TGGGAGCACCTCTGACCTCAGAGCCTTGTTTGACTTTGTGCGGGTGTCCCTGACTCCCGCTGATGGCGATTCCTGGAAAGGCCCCGTGCTGCTGGTGGACGACCTCAGTGTCCTGCTGAGCCtgggggctgcaccagtggctgTGCTGGACTTCATCCACTACTGCCGCGTGTCTGTGTGCTGCCAGCTGAAG GGCAACGTCGTGGTGCTGGTTCACAGCAACGAGGATTCGGAAGATGAGGAGAATGAACTGGTTGTGAACTCCCTGTGTCATCACAGTGACCTCATCCTatgggcagaggggctggccACTGGCTTCTGCAAGGATGTTCACGGGCAG ATTAAGATAATCAAGAGATTGTCCTTGCGGCAGGCGGCGGAGCAGGATCTGGTCCAGATCTACCAGTACAAGATCCAGGACAGGAACGTCACCTTTTTCGCGCGGGGGCTGTCGGCTGCAGTCCTGTGA
- the ELP6 gene encoding elongator complex protein 6 isoform X2, whose translation MAASWCTTSSPSTSEGVSLAAAKERGQLVFLEGLKSCLDLVFGEEEQPGQPSPLQFLSGSTSDLRALFDFVRVSLTPADGDSWKGPVLLVDDLSVLLSLGAAPVAVLDFIHYCRVSVCCQLKGNVVVLVHSNEDSEDEENELVVNSLCHHSDLILWAEGLATGFCKDVHGQIKIIKRLSLRQAAEQDLVQIYQYKIQDRNVTFFARGLSAAVL comes from the exons ATGGCAGCTTCCTGGTGCACCACTTCCTCTCCTTCTACCTCAGAG GGAGTCAGTTTGGCAGCTGCCAAGGAGCGGGGACAGCTTGTCTTCCTGGAGGGCCTCAAGTCCTGCCTTGACCTCGTGTttggggaggaggagcagccaggACAGCCCAGTCCTCTGCAGTTTCTGAG TGGGAGCACCTCTGACCTCAGAGCCTTGTTTGACTTTGTGCGGGTGTCCCTGACTCCCGCTGATGGCGATTCCTGGAAAGGCCCCGTGCTGCTGGTGGACGACCTCAGTGTCCTGCTGAGCCtgggggctgcaccagtggctgTGCTGGACTTCATCCACTACTGCCGCGTGTCTGTGTGCTGCCAGCTGAAG GGCAACGTCGTGGTGCTGGTTCACAGCAACGAGGATTCGGAAGATGAGGAGAATGAACTGGTTGTGAACTCCCTGTGTCATCACAGTGACCTCATCCTatgggcagaggggctggccACTGGCTTCTGCAAGGATGTTCACGGGCAG ATTAAGATAATCAAGAGATTGTCCTTGCGGCAGGCGGCGGAGCAGGATCTGGTCCAGATCTACCAGTACAAGATCCAGGACAGGAACGTCACCTTTTTCGCGCGGGGGCTGTCGGCTGCAGTCCTGTGA
- the ELP6 gene encoding elongator complex protein 6 isoform X1, which produces MAASWCTTSSPSTSELAARFALWPCSSPSATTTSWRRNCLAAAKERGQLVFLEGLKSCLDLVFGEEEQPGQPSPLQFLSGSTSDLRALFDFVRVSLTPADGDSWKGPVLLVDDLSVLLSLGAAPVAVLDFIHYCRVSVCCQLKGNVVVLVHSNEDSEDEENELVVNSLCHHSDLILWAEGLATGFCKDVHGQIKIIKRLSLRQAAEQDLVQIYQYKIQDRNVTFFARGLSAAVL; this is translated from the exons ATGGCAGCTTCCTGGTGCACCACTTCCTCTCCTTCTACCTCAGAG CTGGCTGCAAGGTTTGCTTTGTGGCCCTGCTCCAGTCCTTCAGCCACTACAACATCGTGGCGCAGAAACTG TTTGGCAGCTGCCAAGGAGCGGGGACAGCTTGTCTTCCTGGAGGGCCTCAAGTCCTGCCTTGACCTCGTGTttggggaggaggagcagccaggACAGCCCAGTCCTCTGCAGTTTCTGAG TGGGAGCACCTCTGACCTCAGAGCCTTGTTTGACTTTGTGCGGGTGTCCCTGACTCCCGCTGATGGCGATTCCTGGAAAGGCCCCGTGCTGCTGGTGGACGACCTCAGTGTCCTGCTGAGCCtgggggctgcaccagtggctgTGCTGGACTTCATCCACTACTGCCGCGTGTCTGTGTGCTGCCAGCTGAAG GGCAACGTCGTGGTGCTGGTTCACAGCAACGAGGATTCGGAAGATGAGGAGAATGAACTGGTTGTGAACTCCCTGTGTCATCACAGTGACCTCATCCTatgggcagaggggctggccACTGGCTTCTGCAAGGATGTTCACGGGCAG ATTAAGATAATCAAGAGATTGTCCTTGCGGCAGGCGGCGGAGCAGGATCTGGTCCAGATCTACCAGTACAAGATCCAGGACAGGAACGTCACCTTTTTCGCGCGGGGGCTGTCGGCTGCAGTCCTGTGA